Proteins found in one Arcobacter sp. CECT 8983 genomic segment:
- a CDS encoding ABC transporter substrate-binding protein, with protein MNIYKIFLLISILFNTMILHAKENEKVSIQLDWLHQFQFAGYYMAKEKGYFKEENLDVDIKEFNFNVDLVKTVLNSKASYAVGKSSLIIDRLEGKKIVLLVAIYQNSPMVLISLNKSKIKKIKDFKNKKVMLTPDARSAAAINSMIISQGLKLKDIDFIQHSFNLDDLINGKTDAMGCYLSNEPYILDSKNIEFTIHNPSDYGFDFYGGLFFTSQEELKQNPVRVRKMYKAVLKGWKYAFENIENTAKIIYDKYNTQNKSLNSLIYEGKVLKKLAQFEEGKLGNIDYKKVEEIKRLYLLLGLSNSPVNFKLEDIIYNSKKINLSKEEKEYIKNNQINLISNSDFPPFTIETAGKLSGIEIDYWNLIRKKLNLNSAIDVINNNKKANEKINTGQNNLKYAFGTVDYENINSHHTLSIDKIKLALATLVDKPYTTSIKELTNEKIAITKYASYYTDLKAKYPNINFIETKNIKESFALLQNNEVYGIIGKLPALSYNITKMTISNAKISGIYNENYEIKLHVNKNNKMLLNILNKAISTITEEERKYIRDKYNSIIYEPEKDYTWIYTITLFLLVVIIVVTINNRKLNKEIKKRKIVEEELNKIANIDRLTNTYNRRKIETILELELNKEKKYKKGLSLIFFDVDNFKLINDQLGHSIGDSVLEKVSYLVNNNIRKTDSFGRWGGEEFIIVLPKTNKIQAKNIAYLLKEKIANFDFEIDRKVTCSFGVSQFEETDCADSLLTRADNAMYYVKRNGKDEVKVV; from the coding sequence ATGAATATCTACAAAATATTTTTATTAATATCTATACTTTTTAATACTATGATTTTACATGCAAAAGAGAATGAGAAAGTCTCAATTCAATTAGATTGGTTACATCAATTTCAATTTGCAGGTTATTATATGGCAAAAGAAAAAGGTTACTTCAAAGAAGAAAACCTTGATGTAGATATTAAAGAATTTAACTTTAATGTAGATTTAGTAAAAACAGTATTAAACTCTAAAGCTAGTTATGCAGTTGGAAAATCATCTTTAATTATCGATAGACTAGAAGGTAAAAAAATAGTTCTTCTTGTAGCCATTTATCAAAACTCTCCAATGGTTCTAATTTCATTAAACAAATCAAAGATTAAAAAAATAAAAGATTTTAAAAATAAGAAAGTAATGCTAACTCCCGATGCAAGATCAGCAGCTGCTATTAATTCAATGATTATTTCTCAAGGTTTAAAATTAAAAGATATTGATTTTATACAACACTCTTTTAACCTTGATGACTTAATAAATGGAAAAACTGATGCAATGGGTTGTTACTTATCAAATGAACCATATATTTTAGATTCTAAAAATATAGAATTTACAATACATAATCCAAGTGACTATGGTTTTGACTTTTATGGTGGATTATTTTTTACTTCTCAAGAGGAGTTAAAACAAAACCCTGTAAGAGTTAGAAAAATGTATAAAGCAGTTTTAAAAGGTTGGAAATATGCCTTTGAAAATATAGAAAATACTGCAAAAATCATATATGATAAATATAATACACAAAACAAAAGTTTAAACTCTTTAATATATGAAGGAAAAGTTTTAAAAAAACTTGCTCAATTTGAAGAAGGCAAACTTGGTAATATAGATTATAAAAAAGTAGAAGAGATTAAAAGATTATATCTTTTACTTGGATTAAGTAATAGTCCTGTCAATTTTAAGTTAGAAGATATTATATATAATTCAAAAAAAATAAATCTAAGTAAAGAAGAAAAAGAGTACATAAAAAATAATCAAATTAATCTTATTTCCAATTCTGACTTCCCTCCTTTTACAATAGAAACAGCAGGTAAATTATCTGGAATAGAAATAGATTATTGGAATCTAATAAGAAAAAAACTTAATTTAAATTCAGCTATTGATGTTATTAATAACAATAAAAAAGCAAATGAAAAAATTAATACAGGTCAAAATAATTTAAAATATGCCTTTGGAACAGTAGATTATGAGAATATAAACTCACATCATACACTTAGTATAGATAAAATAAAACTTGCATTAGCAACTTTAGTTGACAAACCTTATACTACTTCAATAAAAGAATTAACTAATGAAAAAATTGCTATTACTAAATATGCTTCTTATTACACGGATTTAAAAGCTAAATATCCAAATATAAATTTTATAGAAACTAAAAATATAAAAGAATCATTTGCGCTATTACAAAACAATGAAGTTTATGGGATAATAGGTAAACTTCCTGCCTTGTCATATAATATAACAAAAATGACTATTTCAAATGCAAAGATTTCTGGTATTTACAATGAAAATTATGAAATTAAACTTCATGTGAATAAAAATAATAAAATGCTATTAAACATACTTAATAAAGCAATTTCAACAATTACAGAAGAGGAAAGAAAATATATTCGAGATAAATACAATTCTATTATTTATGAGCCAGAAAAAGATTATACATGGATATATACTATAACTTTATTTCTTTTAGTTGTTATTATTGTAGTCACAATAAATAATAGAAAATTAAATAAAGAAATCAAAAAAAGAAAAATTGTAGAAGAAGAACTAAATAAAATTGCAAATATTGATAGACTTACAAATACTTATAATAGAAGAAAAATTGAAACTATATTAGAACTTGAATTGAATAAAGAAAAAAAGTACAAAAAAGGTCTGTCTTTAATCTTCTTTGATGTTGATAACTTTAAGTTAATTAATGACCAACTAGGTCATTCTATAGGAGATAGTGTTTTAGAAAAAGTATCATATTTAGTAAATAATAATATACGAAAAACTGACTCTTTTGGAAGATGGGGAGGAGAAGAGTTTATAATAGTTCTTCCTAAAACCAATAAAATACAAGCAAAAAATATAGCTTATTTACTAAAAGAAAAGATTGCAAACTTTGATTTTGAAATAGATAGAAAAGTTACTTGTAGTTTTGGCGTTTCTCAATTTGAAGAAACAGATTGTGCGGACTCTTTATTAACAAGAGCTGATAATGCAATGTATTATGTGAAAAGAAACGGAAAAGATGAAGTTAAAGTAGTATAA